A stretch of the Psychroserpens sp. Hel_I_66 genome encodes the following:
- a CDS encoding DoxX family protein — translation MKSRTKKTSYLISTSLLTLMLLVTIGNSVFNPEFSKRFSELGFPIYLIFPLMTAKTLGLIAIWSNKSEILKEWAYSGFFFLFLLAFLAELNAPVPDYFSPPIALILLLTSFILWKIKTEK, via the coding sequence ATGAAATCAAGGACTAAAAAAACCTCTTACTTAATTTCAACCAGTTTACTTACACTAATGTTGTTGGTAACTATTGGAAATAGTGTATTCAATCCTGAATTTTCAAAAAGGTTTTCAGAGTTAGGTTTTCCTATTTATTTGATATTTCCATTAATGACGGCAAAAACTTTAGGATTAATCGCCATATGGTCAAATAAATCTGAAATTTTGAAAGAATGGGCTTATAGCGGTTTTTTCTTTCTTTTCTTATTGGCTTTTTTAGCAGAATTAAATGCTCCAGTTCCAGATTACTTTTCGCCTCCTATTGCTTTGATTTTACTACTAACTTCATTCATTCTTTGGAAGATAAAAACTGAAAAGTAA
- a CDS encoding Crp/Fnr family transcriptional regulator, with amino-acid sequence MKDSLIHFISQFDKFTQEEINAIVENTQLENFKKGTTILRKGQICTKCFFVIEGCLRQYQIVNGEEKTTAFFCEGEAAVLYSSYLEKKPSKYYLSTIENSILTTGTRTAEKELHKKYPKLKNLINTLMPNDYVKSQEHIELLSHYSPEERYKTILKNRPELLNRIPLHLIASYIGVTPESLSRIRKRILTKQKSE; translated from the coding sequence ATGAAAGACTCTTTAATTCATTTTATTTCACAGTTCGACAAATTCACCCAAGAGGAAATCAATGCTATTGTGGAAAACACTCAATTGGAGAATTTCAAAAAAGGAACTACAATTTTAAGAAAAGGTCAAATCTGTACTAAATGCTTTTTTGTTATAGAGGGATGTCTCCGACAATATCAAATAGTCAACGGAGAAGAAAAGACAACAGCATTTTTTTGTGAAGGAGAAGCTGCAGTTCTATATTCCAGTTATTTAGAAAAAAAACCTTCAAAATATTATTTATCAACAATTGAAAACTCCATTTTAACTACAGGAACTAGAACAGCAGAAAAGGAATTACATAAAAAATATCCAAAACTTAAAAACTTGATAAACACTTTAATGCCTAACGATTATGTCAAATCTCAAGAACATATCGAATTACTTAGCCATTATAGTCCTGAAGAAAGATACAAGACAATTTTAAAAAACCGTCCTGAACTTCTCAATAGAATTCCTTTGCATTTAATTGCGAGTTATATTGGAGTTACTCCTGAATCACTTAGTAGAATAAGAAAAAGGATTTTAACAAAGCAAAAATCCGAATAA
- a CDS encoding DUF1801 domain-containing protein, with product MGKLTLKTDPRVNEVFANYPDFVRNKLQRLRELVIETAEETEGVNVLEETLKWGEPSFVTKNGSTLRMDWKEKTPDQYAMYFQCTSRLVDTFRLVFDHKFQFEGKRAIVFQLNQKIPKLELKECIKASLIYHNVKEQFTLGI from the coding sequence ATGGGTAAACTAACCTTAAAGACAGACCCAAGAGTAAATGAAGTTTTTGCGAATTATCCCGACTTTGTTCGGAATAAATTGCAACGTCTTCGGGAGTTGGTAATAGAAACAGCAGAAGAAACCGAAGGTGTGAATGTCTTGGAAGAAACTTTGAAATGGGGAGAACCCAGTTTTGTCACCAAAAACGGAAGCACTTTGCGAATGGATTGGAAAGAAAAAACACCTGACCAATATGCAATGTATTTCCAATGTACAAGCAGATTGGTTGATACTTTCAGGTTAGTCTTTGACCACAAATTTCAATTTGAGGGTAAACGAGCAATCGTTTTTCAGTTAAACCAAAAAATCCCTAAATTGGAACTAAAAGAATGCATAAAAGCATCTTTGATTTATCACAATGTAAAGGAACAGTTTACATTGGGAATTTGA
- a CDS encoding helix-turn-helix transcriptional regulator, whose product MDKEKPRLARLTAILTQLQSKRIVTAKDIAEKYNVSIRTVYRDIRTLEKSGIPIVTEEGKGYSIMEGYKLPPVMFTQGEANALITAEQLIRKNKDQSLTEQYESAVTKIKSVLNYAQKEKAELLTNKIQVRNNRENEKTSKYLIQVQSAISNYQTIKIDYLSLENKQSQREIEPFALYTTQDNWILIAFCKLRNDFRAFRLDCIEKIEILGSHFEPHKMTLQEYFEKCIEKYKDTPDTPLAQGESTFALNHKI is encoded by the coding sequence ATGGACAAAGAAAAACCCAGACTTGCAAGATTGACAGCAATCCTAACCCAATTACAATCGAAAAGAATTGTAACCGCAAAGGATATTGCCGAAAAATATAATGTAAGTATCAGAACGGTTTATCGGGACATCCGAACTCTTGAGAAGTCGGGAATTCCAATCGTGACGGAAGAAGGAAAAGGTTATTCCATTATGGAAGGTTATAAACTTCCGCCAGTTATGTTTACCCAAGGCGAAGCGAACGCCTTAATAACAGCAGAACAACTAATCAGAAAGAATAAAGACCAATCTTTAACCGAACAATACGAAAGTGCTGTAACAAAAATAAAGTCAGTCTTAAACTACGCTCAAAAAGAAAAAGCAGAATTGCTGACTAACAAAATACAGGTACGCAATAATCGTGAGAATGAAAAAACAAGCAAATATCTGATACAAGTTCAATCGGCTATATCAAACTATCAAACGATAAAAATTGATTACCTGTCATTGGAAAACAAACAAAGTCAAAGAGAAATCGAACCGTTTGCACTTTACACTACACAGGACAATTGGATACTTATCGCCTTTTGTAAATTAAGAAATGACTTTAGAGCGTTTCGTCTTGATTGTATCGAAAAAATAGAAATCTTGGGTAGTCATTTTGAACCTCATAAAATGACTTTACAAGAATACTTTGAAAAATGTATTGAAAAATACAAGGACACCCCTGACACACCTTTGGCACAAGGTGAATCTACTTTTGCATTAAATCATAAAATTTAA
- a CDS encoding GyrI-like domain-containing protein, translating to MQTVRIRPFKIIGISIRTTNENGQASKEIAELWGKFMSESILAKIPNKVDNEIYSLYTDYESDHTKQYTAILGCKVENLDNIPNGMVGKSFSGGTYTKTTAKGDLMQGLVVNQWSKIFEMELDRTYDTDFEIFGEKTQNPSDAEVDFYVGIKQETNG from the coding sequence ATGCAAACAGTAAGAATTAGACCATTTAAGATTATTGGAATCTCGATTAGAACGACAAACGAGAACGGACAGGCAAGCAAAGAAATTGCAGAACTTTGGGGTAAGTTTATGTCCGAGAGTATTTTGGCAAAAATCCCTAATAAAGTTGATAATGAAATTTATTCACTTTATACGGACTATGAAAGTGACCATACAAAACAGTATACAGCAATACTTGGTTGCAAAGTTGAAAATTTGGACAATATTCCCAACGGAATGGTTGGTAAATCATTTAGTGGAGGAACATACACCAAGACAACTGCAAAAGGAGACTTAATGCAAGGTTTGGTCGTTAACCAATGGTCTAAAATATTTGAGATGGAATTAGACAGAACCTATGATACCGATTTTGAGATTTTCGGGGAAAAAACACAAAATCCTTCTGATGCGGAAGTAGATTTCTATGTAGGTATAAAACAAGAAACGAATGGGTAA
- a CDS encoding SRPBCC domain-containing protein, with product MSDLANRTLTIEKTFNAPVQLVWDAWTQSEHILKWWAPNGMEIKVIQHDFKVGGKWKYSMPMPDGIEFISEGTYKEIQEFKKIVTSADFKPMTENVELQTYFEANGDKTKFTFSVIHATPEYCKQQEEMGFYNGWGSAMDRLKKLLETLN from the coding sequence ATGAGCGATTTAGCAAACAGAACTCTAACAATAGAGAAAACATTTAATGCACCTGTACAATTGGTTTGGGATGCTTGGACACAATCTGAACACATTTTAAAATGGTGGGCTCCAAATGGAATGGAAATCAAAGTAATTCAGCACGATTTTAAAGTCGGAGGAAAATGGAAATATTCAATGCCAATGCCAGACGGAATTGAATTTATATCGGAAGGCACATATAAAGAAATTCAAGAATTTAAGAAAATAGTTACTTCTGCGGACTTTAAACCTATGACCGAAAATGTAGAACTACAAACCTACTTTGAAGCAAATGGAGATAAAACCAAGTTTACTTTTAGTGTTATTCACGCAACACCTGAATATTGTAAACAACAAGAAGAAATGGGATTCTATAACGGTTGGGGTTCAGCTATGGATAGATTAAAAAAGCTTTTAGAAACATTGAATTAA
- a CDS encoding CPBP family intramembrane glutamic endopeptidase produces the protein MKTKIYNYLTKPYIVVLTMLIAPVFGFIDRNFVFFFGLGIAFLILWGSNYEWSKFGMGQKINKKTCLKSVRITLAFFIGFSIVIDPILQHYLGNFDLSSVEDIRGNLAGYIAIMIVMWVFAAFGEEFLFRGYYMKGLAELLGNSNKSWLLSAIITSVYFGISHAYQGLVGVISVFLWSLCLSLIFNKNRNNLLLLVLIHGFSDTIGLTLIYLNKDSLISEWIQ, from the coding sequence ATGAAAACTAAAATTTACAATTACTTGACAAAACCATACATCGTAGTTCTTACAATGCTCATCGCACCGGTATTTGGTTTTATAGATCGGAACTTTGTCTTTTTCTTCGGTCTGGGAATTGCGTTTTTAATTTTATGGGGAAGCAATTATGAATGGTCAAAGTTTGGAATGGGACAGAAAATTAATAAAAAAACATGTTTAAAAAGTGTACGAATAACACTTGCCTTTTTTATTGGGTTTAGCATAGTTATAGACCCAATACTTCAACACTATTTGGGAAACTTTGATTTATCATCTGTAGAAGACATTAGAGGGAATTTAGCTGGCTATATAGCTATAATGATTGTTATGTGGGTATTTGCTGCCTTTGGAGAAGAATTTCTTTTTAGAGGGTATTATATGAAGGGATTAGCAGAATTATTAGGAAACTCTAATAAATCTTGGTTATTGTCCGCAATCATTACTTCGGTTTATTTCGGTATATCTCATGCGTATCAAGGACTTGTTGGTGTAATATCTGTGTTTTTATGGTCTTTATGCTTGTCGCTTATTTTTAATAAGAATAGAAACAATCTACTTTTACTTGTATTAATTCATGGCTTTAGTGATACTATAGGTTTAACACTGATATATTTAAATAAAGATTCTCTTATATCTGAATGGATTCAGTAA
- a CDS encoding metalloregulator ArsR/SmtB family transcription factor has product MYICNRTVTLIMRRDVFQAIADPVRRDIIELLATETLSVNEVAEKFEISRPAISKHLKILNECGIIDFNQIGRERICLIQAQKLIPAFLWIKQYNILWEDRIDSFENYINQIQTKKDKK; this is encoded by the coding sequence ATTTATATTTGTAACCGAACAGTTACACTTATTATGAGAAGAGATGTTTTTCAAGCAATTGCGGACCCAGTTAGACGAGATATTATTGAATTGCTAGCTACTGAAACTTTAAGCGTAAATGAAGTTGCAGAAAAGTTTGAAATCAGTAGACCTGCAATTTCAAAACATTTAAAAATTTTAAACGAATGCGGAATAATCGATTTTAACCAAATTGGTAGAGAGCGTATCTGTTTAATTCAAGCACAAAAACTTATCCCTGCATTTTTGTGGATAAAACAGTACAATATATTGTGGGAAGACAGAATAGACTCCTTTGAAAATTACATTAATCAAATACAAACAAAAAAAGATAAAAAATGA